Sequence from the Ictalurus punctatus breed USDA103 chromosome 10, Coco_2.0, whole genome shotgun sequence genome:
acataatttccactgaaacaggaagtcagggcagaACATATCGATTTGCTCCTCACCCTTTTtaaacagccaatagcgtttagcttacctcagagcccgggctaagccgtacttgacagttagtaccatggatttttataatattgggggcgggacacttcagttTCTAgacagcatttgattggacaaaaaGTCTCATAAGCCCTGAAGTGCAGAACAATGTCATCAAAACTGctgatccgtattggtggtagagagagactgtatgTTTTGAATGTGTAGatcttctaaatgcaaattttgtcattgttctGGAGCTCACTAGCTTACAGACAACCTCAAGACTGACATATTCATattaaaagccacaaaacttacatttttatttcatggggactttaagagAGGACAGCCATTTTGGTAGTATGGTCTGTATGAcacccatcttttttttttttagaatttaaaatgttcagTTTCTCTAAAAATTCAGATTATCCAGTAAATTAATTGGTCAAATAATAATCACACTACTTAATTCATCAAAAAGAGAGAAATCtgtagtatacagtatactaaATACCAGATCTCTCAGGGTTcagtaatagtgattagggagTGAATTATTTCGTATTAAGCTTGAATTCTggtcattttaataattataactGAAGAGCAACAAAATATCAAGAATATGCttttaaaatttcattacaaaaataatatattttaaaactcaCTGTATAACTAACTGAACTATCGATAACGGCCTACCTAATGAGGATTCCATGACTACGTATACACGCATTTACGTACTACGTAGAATGTAAAAACGGTACGACAGGTTACTATGGTTACCATTTGTGGCCTATTGTTTAGCCGTACTACTTAGTATGTTAGTATGCGACATAGAAGAGATCCTACTGAATACGCTACTATTCTGTTGTGCCTTATAACTTTGGGTGTGTACCTGTTAATATCTAGCTTCaagttatgttatgttatgttcgAATATGTTCAAGTTATGTTAAAGTTCAGTCATTGCTAACTATTAGCTAGCATAGACTACTAGCTAGTACAGTAATGTATTCGAACATACACCCCATAAACCAAGTATTCATGAGTTAATAAATATACGTACAGCTCGAATCTTCGCTCTGGTGTAGCTTTGCGACGCAAACTCTGCGGTGGTTTAGTGTGCTACGTCCTTTCCATCGTTTACACAACCTCGGAACAGCCAGAGCTCCCTTCCCTTTTCAGGCACCACAGCCGTCCTGCAAAGGAACTCTGCCAACACACCGGTTAGTGCGGTTGTACCTCGGGGTTTTGCTGTAAATCCCGCCTCCAGGGCTGTGATTGGCTAAGAGTTTTCATTCACAGAAGTCTGCTGATTGGATGGTTATAACGTCGCTCACTTTACAGTAACAAGCATAGGTAATGACTGAGCCCTGGGAATGAGTATGAAAACGCCCACTGCTTGAGAAACGCCGATTTTATGTTCAGCAGATACCTATACTTGAAGGAAATAACAGTTGGGATCGGTTTATGCTGCATTCAAGACCTGGGTGATAAAGAGTAATAATTCCCTAACTTCAAAAACTGGGGGCGGGGGGGACCCTACGAGTAGGAACCAAGTCGGAATTTTATGAGTTTTGTTTGCTCCAACCAAACCCGGAAGTGAGGCAACTCACTACATAAAACATGCCCAAAGTCATAAACGAGGAAGTAATTTTAAAGTAGGGGTTTTACTTTAGATTTAAGCTTATAATGAATTTCACTTGATAAATGTAACCGCCCACAAAAGATATTTtagttataaaatataaatttcaaGGCTAATAAGTTATAATACCATTAATGCAGCAACAAGATTCAAATCTAATTATTTTTAAGCAAGGGTAACAATTTTATGCGACTGGACTAACAAAGGCAGTattaatttaatccatgttAAAGCTTACTCTTTATTGGTGCAGCCCTTTCCTTTCATTaattttgcataaataaaatattttgcattattATACACGATTAGGTGGTACCCTTGCCCGTGTTTGCGACCCcacatataaaacaaaaattagTCACTTCTCTGTTGGAAATGAAGGTTACAATTATTTGAGAAGATGGGATAAGATTTAGTTTAGCATAATCTTAATTCTACACCAAGCTATAGGATTTGGGAAGTATTCAAAATGGCTGTATAGGTAAAGCATGGACATAAACCCTTGCAGTCATCAGCTTTGACAGTTGGATCCATCTCCTATGTGGGATGGAATAAAAAGACTCTTGTTTCAGCAGTCAATGTGCCCATTGATGGGCCAACACATGAGGAatgcaatttcaaaataaataaataaatgaacttgTGGTGTAGTTTTATGTGATATGAATGTAGCAAGATGAAAGGTGAATTCAGATAATATAgaaataagaacaaaaaaatttaGTTTACTTTCTGATATAAATTGTCTCAGCAAAAAAATCACTACCTCAAGTGATGTAAAAATACCTCTTCACCAATGAAACTTGATTTCATGATCATGATATCACATGAGAGGGCAGGATGAGCATTAAAGCAGAAACTTACAGTATAAATTTAAGATGTTTGCTTAATTTGCTTAATTTATAAGGCTTTTTCACTATTTGTTGTATCTATTAACCTGCAATATCATGCatataataatgttatataatattGAACTGttacaattaaaatgttatgcatttatttaatatttattgttttgacaTTTAAGGTAACAAGTACTGACAAATACAGTGGATACGCTATGAAAAACTGTATAAACTATACACCTGTAGTTATTAATGTCACTGGGGAGATAAATAGTGTGTTCCAAAAACGACTTCCAGCTCATTGCACATTAGACCCACACATTcatgaaaaataaactgaatACTGTAATTCAGATCATTATTAGGATACTCCATTAAAATGTATAGGAAATATGAAATGTATAACATGCAGAATACTGGGGAGTATTAGTAATAAGATAGCTTGCCAaagataaaatatcaaatgtttCACCTTACAGTGTACAGAATTAGTATGTAATGATAAACAAGAATGACctgtttgaatgtttttttttaattgcagtaATTACTTGTACATATAAGACCAATTTGCACATTAACAACATTTTCATGACATCTGAGCAGCTAGACCAAACACGCTAAGCCTTGTTATCGCTTCGGTGCAGTCTGATATGCTAAATCGTGCTAAAACTGAAGTTTCGAAAATGTCTAGCAGTTCCAACCTTGATATGGTTCATTTCCTCATGTACAGTAGAAGAATTTGCTACATTAATTTGCAACACAGTATAGGATGGTAATCATCCGATAAAGGTTTGGTTAAGGAACATCTGAAACATTGTTCAAGTACATTAATTCACAGTGATACTAATCACAGCCATAATATACTGAAGATTGTACGCAGAACTAGCACACACAAGCAGCAAGACAGAATAGGCTGGTGTGTAAATACCCTGTTACTCCCTAATAAAGTAACCAAGAAATAAGATTCGATTGATCTATAGATAAACTGACAAGTCAGGCATAGTTAATAAGAAGGTTACTGCTTATATAGCACAGAATGAGACAAGACCATCGTCGTTGATGATTTTAGACCAATTGCATCTCCTCAGCTTTTGCCCATCATCTTCAGTAGGAGCTAAAAAGAATGAGTAATAAAtaacacactaatacatacaacagcagaattaattcaggATTTATTAACGAAATTCAACCATGTGATCAGGTGAAGAGATTACCTGTGTGAGGTAGTAATTTTCATCTACAAGCTGCTCGATGATGTTGAAATGATCTGTGTCAGGTATGTCTTCAAAAGTAACCTTAAGTCCGGCATCTTGTAAAGACTATAAGAAAGTACAGATTGTTAATTAgttagagttacatttatatagtgcttttttagaCACtgaaagcgctttacatagcagggtggaaatctcctcaaccaccaccagtgtgtagcatccacctggatgatgtgaaggcagccatagtgtgccagaacgcccgccacacaccagctattagtggagaggagagagtgatgtagccaattcagagatggagattattagtgGGCCAtaatagataagggccaatggggaaattttgccaggacaccggggttatacccctactcttttatgataagtgtcctggactttttaataaccacagagagccaggacctcagtttaacattttatccgaaagacggtgctgtttttgcAGTATAATGTTCCGGTCattatactggggcattagaccTCACACAGACCCCAGGGtgagtgccccctgctggcACCAGCAActttagttttccccaggaggtgtcccatccaggtactggccacaCTCAACCCTGCTAAGCTACAGTGGGCATCATATGACCCCTTAAGGATGGACAGCagtaaattgatttttttttgtgttgacAAAGAAAAACCTATAATTTCTGCTAAGTGagctttttgttgttctttaattGTATTGTAACTGTAGGCAAATCTCTGTCGTATAAGACATGcagttatagtaaaataatcaactttgttgTAGTAATGGCCCACCACCAATCACATCACACAGTCATTAATTGttctcctataacagcatagTTCGTTTTAAACTGTCTTTGTCTTACCTTGAAGTAATCTTCCGACTGCTTCCGGAACTCAGGGGAGTCGTTTTGCGCCACGGCGACAACAATGTCGCAGCCAGATGAGGACGTTTTTAGCTGAGACACTAACTGACTGGGGCTGTTCCTAAGAGCCACCTCTCTACAACAAGATCAATAAGTGTGATGAGACGAGCATACTGAGGTAACAGTGAATAAATACAATCATGACTCATATATTGGAATAATAATGCTATGTTAGGATAATGAACACTGATAGTGATGTGGTGTTGAAAAAGCATATAGATTCTCATACTCTGTCATCTTCAGTGGCTCGTTCACATAGGTGGACAGAATGGGCAGCAGGTCATAAATGCCACTAACAAGGAACGCTCCTgaagtagacacagagtgtggAAAATATGATGCTAATAGTGAATCTTCTAAATGAGTGTGGAGTTTGCGAACACACTGTTCAATTacatcaaaaatataaaaatataaaaacaagaaaattgtattatttgcattttcagtAACAACTTTAGTTCTGGTCAGGGTGGACCTAGAATATATGTAGTCCTGCATGGCAGGAACACAGGATTAACAGGATGCCAGTGCATTCCAGAGtaacccccgcccccccccccccccccccccccccccccccacacacacacacacacacacacacacacacacacacacacacacacacacacccggggCAATTAAGActagccaattcacctactcATATGTTTTTGGGCGGTGGAAGCAAACTCgttacccagaggaaacccacgcagacataggaagaacatgcaaaactccatatAGACAGCAACATGCTCGAACCCTGGTGCCGTGTGCCACCAACGCTACCTACTATACAACTATGCTGCCCCTATTTTCTCTATTTAAACCCTTAATCATTCATCATTACCCAAACTccaacacacaaaaacacaccttTGATTTGAGGTGATACACTGTACTCTGACCAATCAGTAGAGAGAACCATGGCCACCAGGTGTGCACCTGCAGAATGACCACACAGGTACAGCCCACTGTTGAGAAACCGAGAGCAATGCATTAATGAGAAGCCAATGAGTACATAATCAGAGCAATATTACAAACCATGTCCAGGGGCTCAGAAAGGCAGGTGCACTGACCTGATATGTGAATACTGCTGAATGACAGCCACCAAACTCCTGCGTACCTGAGATACCATCAGATCCATATTACCTGTAAGGAGAATGGAAGAGGGAATTGGAGAACCTAATAGGGTGGTGAAATATCAACCATGCTCTCACAGAAACATGCTCTCAATATTTATTTCTGCATGAACCCTACAAGCCACTGGTACCTTTCGGGGCAGTGCTGTAGTCAACAGCAACCACCACAACACCATTGTGGGCCAATGGTACAGCCATGAAACCTGACTCCTCCTTGCTGTAAGATAAGAAAATGTGCTCTTATATAATGGACCTTTCAGAATTACAACAGAGACaacaccttaaaaaaaaaacccaaaaaacatgcTCAAGGCCTGATGTTTTATCTTCCTTGACTGAGACTGCattcttattctttttctttataaTCCTAATCCCAATCCTAGTGATTACTTATCATACTTGCCTGTTTACTgtaggaaataaataaacagaaaaatcaaTCGCACTATTATTATAAGCCCATATTACTATAGAGGAAATTTCTAAACCAAAAGAAACAATTATTAGCTCCTAATCCTATAACCTTTTTAACAATTTGATTCCTAATCATATAACAATTAGATTttatgtacataaaaaaaacccctaaaaaatcaaaacatatgtaaataaacaaaccactATATGCAACCAGACAGTTAAACCTTTTAAATGAGGAGCTTTGCACTTAAAGCACTACATCTACTACTAGTCAATATCTAACTTGAGCCAAGCTTGGCAAAAACTTGTTATGTTTAATTAATTGAGGAAGCCAAAAATCATGATTAAAATATGACGAAATATGCAACCTTAAAATTGTTACTCTTGGCTATTCCCCATGGCCAAACACTACCATTGCCATTGCCCTGAACACACTGTGCTTTGTTGGTCACTTGACTTAATTTTCCATGTGTTAGTATCAGTCTGTCTCGTTCACCTGTAAAAACAATACATAATGTGTTAAATAAGATGTGATTATTTAAACCTCATACCTCAGGAACTGCCA
This genomic interval carries:
- the afmid gene encoding kynurenine formamidase gives rise to the protein MSQWKQMTQNELEKQYSPSQWSHRMSADDVIKAHVAALRSGTEKARAVTQNILDVPYGEAEEEKLDVYMPISSSPDVPLVIYLHGGYWQFLSKEESGFMAVPLAHNGVVVVAVDYSTAPKGNMDLMVSQVRRSLVAVIQQYSHISGLYLCGHSAGAHLVAMVLSTDWSEYSVSPQIKGAFLVSGIYDLLPILSTYVNEPLKMTEEVALRNSPSQLVSQLKTSSSGCDIVVAVAQNDSPEFRKQSEDYFKSLQDAGLKVTFEDIPDTDHFNIIEQLVDENYYLTQLLLKMMGKS